Within the Enterobacter roggenkampii genome, the region GCAGTGGCACTGGAAAGGCGCGGACGCCCCGGGCATCGCCATGAACGACGGCGAGATCCTGGCCGGTATCTTCTTACGCCTGCGTAAGATGTATGCGGCTGAAGGCGGCGCGAACCCTGAGCCTGTGCTGAACATGACCTGGAACTACTCGACGCCGGAAAACCCAGCGCCGGAAGAAGTGGCGATGGAGAGCAACGGTAAGGCGCTGGCGGACGTTATCGACCCGGCCACCGGCACCGTGCTGGCGAAGAAAGGCGATCAGCTCAGTACCTTCGCGCACCTGCGTGACGACGGCACCACCTCCAGCGGCTGCTGGATCTTTGCCGGTAGCTGGACGCCGAAAGGCAACCAGATGGCCAACCGCGATAACGCCGACCCGTCGGGTCTGGGCAATACGCTGGGTTGGGCATGGGCATGGCCGCTCAACCGCCGTATCCTCTATAACCGCGCGTCCGCTGACCCGCAGGGCAACCCGTGGGATCCGAAGCGTCAGCTGCTGAAGTGGGACGGTGCGAAATGGGGCGGCGTGGATATTCCGGACTACAGCACTGCCGCACCAGGCAGCGACGTCGGGCCATTTATCATGCAGCCTGAAGGGATGGGGCGTCTGTTCGCTATCGATAAGATGGCGGAAGGTCCGTTCCCGGAACACTATGAGCCGTTTGAGACGCCGCTGGGCACCAACCCGCTGCACCCGAACGTGGTTTCTAACCCGGCAGCCCGTATCTTCAAGAGCGATTTTGAAGCGCTGGGTAAAAAGGACAAGTTCCCGTACGTGGGCACCACTTACCGTCTGACCGAGCACTTCCACTACTGGACCAAACACGCGCTGCTTAACGCCATCGCGCAGCCGGAACAGTTTGTGGAGATCGGCGAGAAGCTGGCGAACAAGCTCGGCATTGCCCATGGCGATACCGTGAAGGTCTCCTCTAACCGTGGCTATATCAAAGCCAAGGCAGTGGTGACCAAGCGTATTCGCACGCTGAACGTTCACGGTCAGCAGGTGGATACCATCGGCATCCCAATTCACTGGGGCTATGAGGGCGTGGCGAAGAAAGGGTTTATTGCGAACACCCTGACGCCATTCGTCGGTGATGCGAACACGCAGACGCCGGAGTTTAAGGCCTTCCTCGTGAACGTGGAAAAGGTGTAACGGAGACGACTTATGGCTTATCAATCTCAAGACATTATCCGTCGTTCCGCGACTAACGGTTTCACGCCCGCGCCTCAGGCGCGGGACCACCAGCAGGAAGTGGCGAAGCTTATCGACGTGACCACCTGTATCGGCTGTAAAGCCTGTCAGGTGGCCTGCTCTGAGTGGAACGACCTGCGTGACGAAGTGGGTCACAACGTCGGGGTGTACGACAACCCGGCGGACCTGACCGCCAAGTCCTGGACGGTGATGCGTTTCTCGGAAGTGGAGCAGAACGACAAGCTGGAATGGCTTATCCGCAAAGACGGCTGTATGCACTGTGCGGATCCGGGCTGCCTGAAGGCGTGTCCGTCAGAAGGGGCTATCATTCAGTATGCCAACGGCATCGTCGACTTCCAGTCCGAGCAGTGCATTGGCTGCGGCTACTGCATCGCGGGCTGTCCGTTCGACGTACCGCGCCTGAACCCGGAAGACAACCGCGTCTACAAATGCACCCTGTGCGTGGACCGCGTTACCGTCGGCCAGGAGCCTGCCTGCGTGAAGACCTGCCCAACCGGCGCCATCCACTTTGGTTCTAAAGAGGATATGAAAACGCTGGCGGCAGAGCGCGTGGGCGAGCTGAAAACCCGTGGTTACGACAACGCGGGCCTGTACGATCCGGCCGGGGTAGGCGGTACGCACGTGATGTACGTGCTGCACCACGCCGACAAGCCGAACCTGTATCACGGCCTGCCGGAGAACCCGGAAATCAGCGCCACCGTGAAGTTCTGGAAAGGCATCTGGAAACCGCTGGCAGCGGTGGGCTTTGCTGCCACCTTTGCAGCGAGCATCTTCCACTACGTCGGCGTCGGTCCGAACCGCGCGGAAGAGGAAGACGACAACCTGCATGAAGAGAAAGACGAGGTGCGCAAATGAGAAAACGTGACACCATCGTGCGCTACACCGCGCCGGAACGCATCAACCACTGGGTCACCGCCTTCTGCTTCATGCTGGCGGCGATAAGCGGGCTGGGGTTCTTCTTCCCGTCCTTCAACTGGCTGATGCAGATCATGGGGACACCACAGCTGGCGCGCATCCTGCACCCGTTTGTGGGCGTCATCATGTTCGCGTCGTTCATCATCATGTTTTTCCGCTACTGGCACCATAACCTAATCAATCGGGATGATATCTTTTGGGCGAAGAATATTCGTAAGATCGTCGTCAACGAGGAAGTGGGTGACACCGGGCGTTATAACTTCGGCCAGAAATGCGTATTCTGGGCGGCGATTATCTTCCTGGTCCTGTTGCTGGTCAGCGGCGTGATCATCTGGCGTCCGTACTTTGCGCCTGCCTTCTCAATCCCGGTGATCCGATTCGCGCTGATGCTGCATTCATTTGCCGCAGTGGCGTTAATTGTGGTTATCATGGTGCATATCTACGCCGCCCTCTGGGTGAAAGGCACCATTACCGCGATGGTGGAGGGATGGGTCACCAGCACGTGGGCGAAGAAACATCACCCGCGCTGGTACCGTGAAGTCCGCCAGAAACAGGAAAAGTCATCTGAATGAGTATTCGCATAATCCCGCAAGATGAGCTGGGGTCGAGCGAGAAACGCACGGCGGATTATATTCCGCCGTTGTTATTCCCCAGACTCAAGAACCTCTACAACCGCCGCGCAGAGCGTCTGCGCGAGCTGGCAGAGAACAACCCGCTGGGCGATTTTCTGCGTTTTGCCGCGCTGGTCGCCCACGCGCAGGAAGTGGTGCTGTACGACCACCCGCTGCAAATGGACCTGACCGCGCGGATCAAAGAAGCCAACGCGCAGGGCAAGCCGCCGCTGGACATTCACGTCCTGCCGCGCGACAAGCACTGGCAAAAGCTGCTGCATTCGCTGATTGCCGAGCTGAAGCCGGAAATGAGCGGAACCGCGCTGGCGGTCATTGAGAATCTGGAAAAAGCGTCCGAACAAGAGCTTGAAGAGATGGCGAGCGCGCTGTTCGCGTCCGACTTCTCGCTGGTCAGCAGCGATAAGGCGCCGTTTATCTGGGCAGCCCTGTCGCTCTACTGGGCACAAATGGCCAGCCTGATCCCGGGCAAAGCTCGCGCCGAATACGGCGAGGCGCGCCAGTTCTGCCCGGT harbors:
- the fdxH gene encoding formate dehydrogenase subunit beta, whose translation is MAYQSQDIIRRSATNGFTPAPQARDHQQEVAKLIDVTTCIGCKACQVACSEWNDLRDEVGHNVGVYDNPADLTAKSWTVMRFSEVEQNDKLEWLIRKDGCMHCADPGCLKACPSEGAIIQYANGIVDFQSEQCIGCGYCIAGCPFDVPRLNPEDNRVYKCTLCVDRVTVGQEPACVKTCPTGAIHFGSKEDMKTLAAERVGELKTRGYDNAGLYDPAGVGGTHVMYVLHHADKPNLYHGLPENPEISATVKFWKGIWKPLAAVGFAATFAASIFHYVGVGPNRAEEEDDNLHEEKDEVRK
- the fdoI gene encoding formate dehydrogenase cytochrome b556 subunit, which encodes MRKRDTIVRYTAPERINHWVTAFCFMLAAISGLGFFFPSFNWLMQIMGTPQLARILHPFVGVIMFASFIIMFFRYWHHNLINRDDIFWAKNIRKIVVNEEVGDTGRYNFGQKCVFWAAIIFLVLLLVSGVIIWRPYFAPAFSIPVIRFALMLHSFAAVALIVVIMVHIYAALWVKGTITAMVEGWVTSTWAKKHHPRWYREVRQKQEKSSE
- the fdhE gene encoding formate dehydrogenase accessory protein FdhE, whose product is MSIRIIPQDELGSSEKRTADYIPPLLFPRLKNLYNRRAERLRELAENNPLGDFLRFAALVAHAQEVVLYDHPLQMDLTARIKEANAQGKPPLDIHVLPRDKHWQKLLHSLIAELKPEMSGTALAVIENLEKASEQELEEMASALFASDFSLVSSDKAPFIWAALSLYWAQMASLIPGKARAEYGEARQFCPVCGSMPVSSMVQIGTTQGLRYLHCNLCETEWHVVRIKCSNCEQTRDLNYWSLENEDAAVKAESCGDCGTYLKILYQEKDPKVEAVADDLASLILDAKMEQEGFARSSINPFLFPGEGE